A genomic region of Rhea pennata isolate bPtePen1 chromosome 14, bPtePen1.pri, whole genome shotgun sequence contains the following coding sequences:
- the NEURL1B gene encoding E3 ubiquitin-protein ligase NEURL1B isoform X1, with amino-acid sequence MGNTVHKTLADTTHQTRSVSSRPYYSLPNSSHERRSVLAITEPPRFHSQAKGKNVRLDAHSRKATRRNSFCNGVTFTNRPIHLYEKVRLKLVAVHHGWSGALRFGFTIHDPSQMSSDDIPKYACPDLVTRPGYWAKALPERFAVRDNILAFWVDRHGRVFYSINDEEPILFHCGIKVSGPLWALIDVYGITHEVQILDSMFAETMTTARLSSARLSTCLPQSNHDSANFNNNELENNQVVAKIANLNLSRVPGLPTDNHIIPCCPNRRQRAQGVPAFLDTDLRFHPTRGPDVTFSQDRMIACTNWQESNRTLVFSDRPLHIGESLFVEVGHLGLPYYGALSFGITSCDPSTLRTNELPADPDFLLDRKEYWVVYRAFPVLNSGDILSFMVLPNGEVHHGVNGTSRGMLMCVDTSQSLWVFFTIHGVINQLKILGTVQSSPVTISPSGSPGGSQYDSDSDMAFSVNRSSSASESSLVTAPSSPLSPPISPVFPPPEPSSSKNGECTVCFDSEVDTVIYTCGHMCLCNTCGLKLKKQLNACCPICRRVIKDVIKIYRP; translated from the exons aCACAACTCACCAGACCCGCTCAGTGTCCAGCCGACCCTACTACAGTTTGCCCAATAGCAGCCATGAGAGACGCTCTGTCCTCGCGATCACAGAGCCGCCGCGTTTCCATTCCCAAGCCAAAGGCAAAAATGTCCGTCTGGATGCTCACTCTCGCAAGGCCACTCGGAGGAACAGTTTCTGTAATGGGGTCACCTTCACCAACCGGCCCATCCACCTCTATGAGAAAGTGAGGCTGAAGCTGGTAGCTGTGCACCATGGATGGAGTGGTGCCCTACGGTTTGGCTTCACCATCCACGACCCATCGCAGATGAGCTCTGACGACATACCAAAGTACGCCTGTCCGGACCTTGTGACCCGACCTGGATACTGGGCCAAAGCTTTGCCAGAGAGGTTTGCTGTCAGAGACAATATCTTGGCCTTCTGGGTTGACCGTCATGGGAGAGTCTTCTACAGTATTAATGATGAGGAGCCAATATTGTTTCACTGTGGTATTAAAGTTTCCGGTCCTCTCTGGGCACTCATAGATGTCTATGGAATTACCCATGAAGTGCAAATACTAG ATAGCATGTTTGCAGAGACCATGACCACTGCCCGTCTCAGCTCTGCACGACTCAGCACTTGCCTTCCCCAGAGCAACCATGATTCAGCCAACTTCAATAACAATGAACTGGAGAATAACCAAGTGGTGGCCAAAATTGCTAACCTAAACTTGAGTCGAGTACCAGGACTTCCGACAGACAACCACATCATCCCCTGTTGCCCAAACAGACGGCAGCGTGCCCAAGGGGTCCCAGCCTTCCTGGATACAGATCTGCGATTCCACCCGACTCGTGGACCTGATGTTACCTTTTCTCAGGACCGAATGATTGCATGCACCAACTGGCAAGAAAGCAATAGGACTTTGGTGTTTTCTGACCGGCCTTTGCACATTGGTGAAAGTCTTTTTGTGGAAGTAGGACATCTTGGGTTGCCATATTATGGGGCCCTTTCATTTGGCATCACTTCTTGTGATCCAAGTACTTTACGGACAAATGAGCTCCCAGCAGATCCAGACTTTCTCTTGGACCGCAAGGAGTACTGGGTGGTTTACCGAGCTTTCCCTGTCCTCAACAGTGGCGACATTCTCAGTTTCATGGTCTTGCCGAATGGAGAGGTGCATCATGGGGTGAACGGAACCAGCCGAGGAATGCTAATGTGCGTGGACACCTCACAGTCTCTCTGGGTGTTTTTTACAATCCACGGTGTAATCAACCAGCTCAAAATATTGG GCACTGTGCAGTCCAGCCCAGTGACCATCTCTCCCTCAGGATCTCCCGGTGGCTCACAGTATGACAGCGACTCAGATATGGCCTTCAGCGTGAACAGGTCATCGTCTGCTTCAGAGTCATCGCTCG TGACTGCTCCCAGCTCTCCTCTGAGTCCTCCCATCTCTCCTGTCTTCCCCCCTCCGGAGCCATCAAGCAGCAAGAACGGGGAATGCACTGTCTGCTTTGACAGTGAGGTTGACACGGTGATCTACACCTGTGGACACATGTGCCTCTGCAACACCTGTGGTCTTAAGCTGAAGAAGCAACTCAACGCCTGCTGCCCAATCTGCCGACGGGTCATCAAAGATGTTATTAAAATATACCGTCCTTAG
- the NEURL1B gene encoding E3 ubiquitin-protein ligase NEURL1B isoform X2, with translation MFAETMTTARLSSARLSTCLPQSNHDSANFNNNELENNQVVAKIANLNLSRVPGLPTDNHIIPCCPNRRQRAQGVPAFLDTDLRFHPTRGPDVTFSQDRMIACTNWQESNRTLVFSDRPLHIGESLFVEVGHLGLPYYGALSFGITSCDPSTLRTNELPADPDFLLDRKEYWVVYRAFPVLNSGDILSFMVLPNGEVHHGVNGTSRGMLMCVDTSQSLWVFFTIHGVINQLKILGTVQSSPVTISPSGSPGGSQYDSDSDMAFSVNRSSSASESSLVTAPSSPLSPPISPVFPPPEPSSSKNGECTVCFDSEVDTVIYTCGHMCLCNTCGLKLKKQLNACCPICRRVIKDVIKIYRP, from the exons ATGTTTGCAGAGACCATGACCACTGCCCGTCTCAGCTCTGCACGACTCAGCACTTGCCTTCCCCAGAGCAACCATGATTCAGCCAACTTCAATAACAATGAACTGGAGAATAACCAAGTGGTGGCCAAAATTGCTAACCTAAACTTGAGTCGAGTACCAGGACTTCCGACAGACAACCACATCATCCCCTGTTGCCCAAACAGACGGCAGCGTGCCCAAGGGGTCCCAGCCTTCCTGGATACAGATCTGCGATTCCACCCGACTCGTGGACCTGATGTTACCTTTTCTCAGGACCGAATGATTGCATGCACCAACTGGCAAGAAAGCAATAGGACTTTGGTGTTTTCTGACCGGCCTTTGCACATTGGTGAAAGTCTTTTTGTGGAAGTAGGACATCTTGGGTTGCCATATTATGGGGCCCTTTCATTTGGCATCACTTCTTGTGATCCAAGTACTTTACGGACAAATGAGCTCCCAGCAGATCCAGACTTTCTCTTGGACCGCAAGGAGTACTGGGTGGTTTACCGAGCTTTCCCTGTCCTCAACAGTGGCGACATTCTCAGTTTCATGGTCTTGCCGAATGGAGAGGTGCATCATGGGGTGAACGGAACCAGCCGAGGAATGCTAATGTGCGTGGACACCTCACAGTCTCTCTGGGTGTTTTTTACAATCCACGGTGTAATCAACCAGCTCAAAATATTGG GCACTGTGCAGTCCAGCCCAGTGACCATCTCTCCCTCAGGATCTCCCGGTGGCTCACAGTATGACAGCGACTCAGATATGGCCTTCAGCGTGAACAGGTCATCGTCTGCTTCAGAGTCATCGCTCG TGACTGCTCCCAGCTCTCCTCTGAGTCCTCCCATCTCTCCTGTCTTCCCCCCTCCGGAGCCATCAAGCAGCAAGAACGGGGAATGCACTGTCTGCTTTGACAGTGAGGTTGACACGGTGATCTACACCTGTGGACACATGTGCCTCTGCAACACCTGTGGTCTTAAGCTGAAGAAGCAACTCAACGCCTGCTGCCCAATCTGCCGACGGGTCATCAAAGATGTTATTAAAATATACCGTCCTTAG